In Kogia breviceps isolate mKogBre1 chromosome 9, mKogBre1 haplotype 1, whole genome shotgun sequence, a single window of DNA contains:
- the LOC131762831 gene encoding NF-kappa-B inhibitor beta-like, producing MAGVACLGNTADADEWRDSGLGSLGPDAAAPGGPGLGVELGPGLSWAPLIFGYVTEDGDAALHLAVIHQHEPFLDFLLGFAAGTEYLYLQNDLGQTALHLAAILEEASTVEKLYAAGASLLVAERGGHTALHLACRVGAHACARVLLQPRPQCPRGVPNTYLAQGSDHTPDTDHTSVALYPEPDLEKEGDESEEDWKLQLEAENYEGHTPLHVAVIHKDAEMVRLLWEAGADLNKPEPTCGRSPLHLAVEAQAADVLELLLKAGANPATRMYGGRTPLGSAALRPNPILARLLRAHGAPEPEDEDKPGPCSSSSDSDSGDEGDEYDDIVVHSGRSPNQLPPTPASKPLPDDPI from the exons ATGGCCGGGGTCGCGTGCTTGGGGAACACTGCGGATGCCGACGAATGGCGCGACAGCGGCCTGGGCTCTCTGGGTCCGGACGCGGCGGCCCCCGGAGGACCGGGGCTAGGCGTGGAGCTGGGCCCGGGGCTGTCGTGGGCGCCCCTCATCTTTGGCTACGTCACTGAGGATGGCGACGCGGCACTGCACTTGGCCGTGATTCATCAGCACGAGCCCTTCCTGGATTTCCTCCTAGGCTTCGCGGCTGGTACTGAGTACCTGTACCTGCAGAATGACCTGGGCCAGACAGCCCTACATCTGGCAGCCATCCTGGAAGAGGCATCCACGGTGGAGAAGCTGTATGCGGCGGGTGCCAGCTTGCTGGTGGCGGAGCGTGGGGGCCACACGGCGCTGCACCTGGCCTGCCGTGTCGGGGCACACGCCTGCGCTCGTGTGCTgctccagccccgcccccagtGCCCCAGGGGAGTCCCCAACACCTACCTCGCTCAGGGCTCTGACCACACCCCTGACACCGACCACACCTCTGTTGCCTTGTACCCTGAACCTGAcctggagaaggaaggggatGAGAGTGAAGAGGACTGGAAGCTGCAGTTGGAGGCTGAAAACTATGAGGGCCACACCCCACTCCATGTGGCTGTCATCCACAAAGACGCCGAGATGGTCCGACTGCTCTGGGAGGCCGGAGCTGACCTCAACAAACCGGAGCCCACGTGTGGCCGGAGCCCCTTGCACTTGGCAGTGGAGGCTCAGGCAGCCGATGTGCTGGAGCTTCTCCTGAAGGCCGGTGCCAACCCCGCCACCCGCATGTATGGTGGCCGCACCCCACTCGGCAGTGCCGCGCTCCGGCCCAACCCCATCCTCGCCCGCCTCCTCCGTGCACACGGAGCCCCTGAGCCCGAGGACGAGGACAAGCCCGGCCCCTGCAGCAGCAGTAGCGACAGCGACAGCGGGGACGAGGGC GATGAATATGATGACATCGTGGTCCACAGTGGCCGGAGCCCAAACCAGctacctcccaccccagcctcgAAACCGCTCCCTGACGACCCCATCTGA